In Halomonas alkalicola, the following proteins share a genomic window:
- a CDS encoding NfeD family protein codes for MDWNPAVIWLIVALLLGLAELTTGGLVLLALGIAAALTAGLAALGLPLPWQLLGMGLFSGLLVPLAIWVIRPRFSPRGVAYGTTGTGVEKGHTYTTLRRDFDGASGIKINGDFYRLRVAADADEESGKTDLPPGTRVIFQAFDGTTAIVTLASPAPVSGATHDKE; via the coding sequence ATGGACTGGAACCCCGCCGTCATCTGGCTGATCGTCGCCCTGCTGCTGGGCCTTGCCGAGCTCACCACCGGCGGGCTGGTGCTGCTGGCGCTCGGCATCGCCGCCGCCCTGACCGCCGGCCTCGCTGCCCTGGGGCTGCCGCTTCCCTGGCAGCTGCTGGGCATGGGCCTCTTCTCCGGTCTCCTGGTGCCACTTGCCATCTGGGTGATCCGCCCCCGGTTCTCGCCCCGCGGCGTGGCCTACGGCACCACCGGTACCGGGGTGGAGAAGGGCCACACCTACACCACCCTCAGGCGCGACTTCGACGGTGCCAGCGGCATCAAGATCAACGGCGACTTCTACCGCCTGCGGGTCGCCGCTGACGCCGACGAGGAGAGCGGCAAGACCGACCTGCCTCCCGGCACTCGGGTCATCTTCCAGGCCTTCGATGGCACCACCGCCATCGTGACGCTGGCCTCTCCAGCGCCGGTCTCCGGCGCCACCCACGACAAGGAGTAA